The Orcinus orca chromosome 4, mOrcOrc1.1, whole genome shotgun sequence genome includes a region encoding these proteins:
- the C4H4orf54 gene encoding uncharacterized protein C4orf54 homolog, translating to MLSFHFWESRGRPTDAAPSVADGIQTPSCRWCQANNWTEQLSYGKLATVSAGAAAPWPQTTSAAPSRSLPSSLSLARAPPQGLKNRKLVAAAAVVPIALGPIQARGTLLRATLQPLQGQGGARDRPGAPHCLLLSLKPRRGLRMEGAPPELNLQARPKEVREGVSGAQDRQELKQQLRPLLKPSASSQREEKYVEMRTSAGVQRDSPRTMRLTLEQRPGDQRGSSSPKEKAQDEAGSQECEAPAPQKNPASLEASGPQFSGTDEGSSLSSPSSALVDKAEEGGLYKTGDTTTSTGALATSSSLLDFESDSGENAVSCQPKGGEEGEKPGGGERTECRDMIAKSQGSRDPPQNQEAHYITTHEIQLSEVEQDTDFDVGLASRWDFEDNNVIYSFVDYASFGGSDETPEDVTTPSEEDDDNSCYLSTAPSTDATRTPSPTDSDPARPSAGSSGGDTSSTEVGSGPSDSNPTPPATGPGTATPCEPLLQPLEAASAAASSCGSAAGQILLSIKPTSRAINEPSNVCAKQNIIYAAKHEGDMSLRVSTAAEHNSSSLKQDPAAAVAQDHAKKFIAVPARLQTRCGAVRAKELVDSSSGASSAVSELDDADKEVRNLTSRAFRSLAYPYFEALNISSRESSSLSEVGFGRWSAFLDLKCAGVGARVEQSLLRSSAASMAAGLRKGSGARTTADQLYIQSKKSQTKALEFVVSKVEGEIKHVETPLCFQKQVQSGSHVVTLLEPLNLRSESKASSAAGPCRATKGPSKGPGSVYTDDGSETSEGSRLASRADGPQKKSKFASSLLKNVISKKMQREHEFKMERGEVSDTSHHNLSSSSKETEGPPPGGEKQREKGLQRQSSRHSEAGSEYTVVSVSDAGGEGSVAGSKSPVFKASAPRESHAGSGRNFADGPPVEVCEIKKSASETVKSIFLRSQNSAFRSWKEKEADKREEKAPIGKLKLPKGGDWRADLGEISASKSTIMSRLFVPNIQQTPKDKQPGKQATKHPAAQATSTAVVRPKAPEIKIRLGSVQQPGSDFNIAKLLTPKLASGGASNLFKTTEDNSRAQQKLFRGDNLEKVPQFQVRDVRDKSKAQGPLHQVRDVRKLIKASGDSSDKGSVTPEQGLTGPKPRPLVPAAGGSESLSPMVITCQAVVNQREDGTDREPRENVGMEGSSRALNSSSPEGTVLVHRASGRLPVATIAPNKPEQGSYLPVLKIVSKAQKTPEKAKEEEVKEEGRGPKTSRNALEKLTAAVRSMEELYSFNRNEWKRKSDPLPLMTDSHVLSLIASEEREGAGGAERDPDKLAKRVGGAEERGAGHKGAGVVLRGGPIERLQRRNSNPSAESVSARAAAFENLARERPRSLYIPPVHKDVDRTQPLPPLPSHRNVLTVSASSTQKTGGVAGKFPQGPAAESPSAAKGIKSQGLRSLKISPATRASLEEVTNRKNGSHLEKSHSDCENYLTIPVKGSSAAGELPGRPGAGREAPPSSATTLCSLPPLSARSQVPSSPKGSQVSGTSRPAWRTKPDDPRGTVAAPAEPQSPEHPPTTIYHQQLLPFTLQGAQPQVLCFSPPSMPAPAPVGPAPVPTDPFQQPQPPQTQRKMLLDVTTGQYYLVDTPVQPMTRRLFDPETGQYVDVPMTSQQQAVAPMSLPGPPLALSPGAYGPAYMIYPGFLPTVLPANALQPTPIAHTPRGAELSPVAAEPPSKEAAASFTEAPYFMSSGQSPTSSSAPAATSQLVGAKGFAQLHGKPVISITSQPLGPRIIAPPSFDGTTMSFVVEHR from the coding sequence AtgctttcctttcatttctggGAGTCCCGGGGTCGGCCTACAGATGCTGCTCCTTCCGTGGCCGATGGCATTCAGACTCCTAGCTGCCGATGGTGCCAGGCAAACAACTGGACAGAACAGCTCAGCTACGGGAAGCTGGCCACGGTCTCGGCCGGAGCCGCAGCCCCCTGGCCACAGACCACCTCTGCCGCCCCATCCAGgagccttccttcctccctcagccTCGCCCGGGCCCCGCCACAGGGGCTGAAGAACCGGAAGCTGGTGGCAGCCGCGGCAGTGGTGCCTATAGCCTTGGGGCCAATCCAGGCACGTGGGACCCTGCTTCGGGCTACTCTGCAGCCCCTccagggccagggaggggccCGGGACCGCCCCGGTGCTCCCCATTGTCTTCTCCTGTCACTGAAACCTAGGCGAGGGCTCAGAATGGAAGGCGCCCCTCCTGAGCTGAATCTGCAGGCCAGACCGAAGGAGGTCAGGGAGGGGGTGAGCGGAGCTCAAGATCGCCAGGAGCTCAAGCAGCAGCTGCGGCCACTTCTCAAGCCATCGGCCTCCTCGCAGCGAGAAGAGAAATATGTGGAGATGCGCACTTCAGCTGGAGTGCAGAGGGACAGTCCCCGGACCATGAGACTTACTCTGGAGCAGCGCCCGGGGGATCAGAGGGGCTCTAGCAGCCCCAAGGAGAAAGCCCAAGACGAAGCCGGCAGCCAAGAGTGTGAGGCTCCAGCCCCCCAGAAGAATCCTGCCTCCCTGGAAGCCTCCGGACCCCAGTTCTCCGGCACTGATGAGGGCAGCAGCCTCTCGTCTCCCTCCTCCGCCCTGGTGGACAAAGCAGAGGAAGGTGGCCTTTACAAGACGGGTGATACCACCACATCCACGGGGGCTCTGGCCACCTCGTCCTCACTGTTAGACTTTGAGAGTGACAGTGGTGAGAACGCAGTGAGCTGCCAGCCCAAGGgaggagaagaaggggaaaaaccaggaggaggagagagaaccgAGTGCAGAGACATGATTGCCAAGTCTCAGGGCAGCAGGGACCCCCCCCAGAATCAGGAGGCTCACTACATCACCACCCACGAGATCCAGCTGAGCGAGGTAGAGCAGGACACGGATTTCGACGTGGGCCTGGCCTCCCGCTGGGATTTCGAGGACAACAACGTGATCTACTCATTCGTGGACTATGCTTCCTTTGGTGGCAGCGACGAGACCCCAGAGGACGTCACCACGCCGAGCGAAGAGGACGATGACAACAGCTGCTACCTCAGCACCGCTCCCAGCACCGACGCCACCCGGACACCCAGCCCCACGGACAGtgaccccgcccgccccagcgcgGGCAGCAGCGGTGGCGACACCAGCAGCACGGAAGTGGGCAGCGGCCCCTCGGACAGCAACCCCACTCCCCCAGCCACGGGGCCTGGCACTGCCACCCCGTGTGAGCCCTTGCTGCAGCCGCTGGAGGCAGCCTCAGCCGCCGCAAGCAGCTGCGGGAGTGCAGCAGGCCAGATCCTCCTATCAATCAAACCGACTTCCCGGGCTATAAATGAGCCTAGCAACGTGTGTGCAAAGCAAAACATTATTTACGCTGCCAAGCATGAAGGCGACATGAGCCTCCGCGTCTCTACAGCTGCTGAACACAATTCAAGTTCACTGAAGCAAGACCCGGCTGCAGCCGTGGCTCAGGACCATGCGAAGAAATTCATCGCCGTCCCTGCTCGCCTGCAAACGCGGTGCGGGGCCGTCCGGGCGAAGGAGCTGGTGGACTCCTCCAGCGGGGCGTCCAGTGCCGTGAGCGAGCTGGACGACGCCGACAAAGAGGTGCGTAACCTGACCTCCCGGGCCTTCCGGAGCCTCGCTTACCCCTACTTTGAGGCTCTGAACATCAGTTCCCGGGAGTCCTCCTCGCTCTCCGAAGTCGGTTTTGGGCGCTGGTCGGCCTTCCTGGACTTGAAATGCGCAGGCGTTGGAGCCAGGGTGGAACAGAGTCTCCTCAGGAGCAGCGCCGCCTCTATGGCTGCGGGTCTGAGGAAGGGCAGTGGGGCCAGGACGACCGCAGACCAGCTCTACATCCAGTCCAAGAAGTCCCAGACCAAGGCCTTGGAGTTCGTGGTCAGTAAAGTCGAGGGGGAGATCAAACACGTGGAGACACCTCTGTGTTTCCAGAAGCAGGTCCAGTCGGGCTCCCACGTGGTCACCCTTCTCGAGCCTCTGAATTTACGCAGTGAGAGCAAAGCCAGCTCCGCCGCGGGGCCCTGCAGGGCCACCAAAGGCCCCAGCAAGGGCCCCGGGTCAGTGTACACGGATGATGGCTCGGAGACCTCTGAGGGCAGCAGGCTTGCCTCCCGAGCTGACGGCCCCCAGAAGAAGTCCAAGTTTGCTTCCAGTCTGCTCAAAAACGTCATCTCCAAGAAGATGCAGCGGGAACATGAGTTCAAAATGGAGAGGGGAGAAGTCAGTGACACATCCCACCATAACCTCTCCAGCAGCTCGAAGGAGACGGAGGGCCCTCCCCCCGGGGGTGAGAAGCAGCGGGAGAAGGGCCTGCAGAGGCAGAGTTCTCGCCACTCGGAGGCCGGCTCTGAGTACACGGTGGTCAGCGTGTCTGATGCAGGTGGGGAGGGGTCCGTAGCTGGGTCTAAATCCCCAGTTTTCAAAGCCAGTGCCCCTCGGGAGAGCCATGCAGGCTCCGGCCGTAATTTCGCCGATGGACCCCCGGTAGAAGTGTGTGAAATCAAAAAGAGTGCGTCAGAGACTGTCAAGAGCATCTTCCTTCGCAGTCAGAACAGTGCATTCCGGTCATGGAAGGAGAAGGAGGCGGACAAGCGGGAAGAAAAGGCCCCCATCGGGAAGCTGAAACTCCCCAAAGGGGGCGACTGGAGGGCTGATCTCGGGGAGATCTCTGCCAGTAAGTCCACCATCATGTCTCGCCTCTTTGTCCCCAACATCCAGCAGACACCCAAGGACAAGCAGCCGGGGAAGCAGGCCACCAAGCACCCCGCTGCCCAGGCCACCTCCACAGCAGTGGTCAGGCCCAAGGCTCCCGAGATCAAGATCCGGCTGGGAAGCGTGCAGCAGCCGGGCTCGGACTTCAACATCGCCAAGTTGCTCACACCCAAACTGGCCAGCGGCGGCGCCTCGAACCTCTTCAAGACCACTGAGGACAACAGCAGGGCACAGCAGAAACTCTTCCGGGGGGACAACCTGGAAAAAGTGCCCCAGTTCCAGGTGAGAGATGTCAGGGACAAGTCCAAGGCCCAAGGCCCCCTCCACCAGGTAAGAGATGTCCGGAAACTCATCAAAGCGTCAGGGGACAGCAGTGACAAGGGCAGCGTTACCCCAGAGCAGGGGCTGACCGGGCCCAAACCCAGGCCGCTGGTTCCTGCAGCTGGTGGCTCGGAATCCCTGTCCCCCATGGTGATTACGTGCCAGGCTGTGGTGAACCAGAGGGAAGACGGCACAGACCGAGAGCCCAGGGAGAACGTGGGCATGGAGGGCAGCAGCAGGGCCTTGAATTCCTCCTCGCCGGAAGGGACAGTCTTGGTTCACAGGGCATCTGGCAGGCTGCCCGTGGCCACCATCGCCCCCAATAAGCCTGAGCAGGGCTCGTACCTGCCCGTGCTCAAGATCGTCTCCAAGGCTCAGAAGACCCCAGAGAAGGCCAAGGAGGAGGAGgtcaaggaggaaggaagaggcccCAAGACATCTCGCAATGCTCTGGAGAAGCTGACGGCGGCTGTGAGGTCCATGGAAGAGCTGTACAGCTTCAACAGGAACGAGTGGAAGCGGAAAAGCGACCCCTTGCCCCTGATGACTGACAGCCACGTCCTGTCGCTCATCGCcagtgaggagagagaaggggccgGGGGTGCTGAGCGGGACCCCGACAAGTTGGCCAAACGGGTGGGTGGGGCGGAAGAGCGGGGCGCCGGGCACAAAGGCGCAGGTGTGGTCCTGCGAGGGGGCCCCATAGAGCGTCTGCAGCGGAGGAACTCCAACCCGAGCGCCGAGAGTGTGTCCGCCCGCGCGGCCGCCTTTGAGAACCTGGCCAGGGAGAGGCCCCGGTCCCTCTATATCCCCCCGGTGCACAAGGATGTGGACAgaacccagcccctgcccccgctCCCCAGCCACCGGAACGTGCTCACAGTGAGCGCCAGCAGCACCCAGAAAACTGGGGGTGTCGCTGGCAAGTTCCCACAAGGCCCCGCTGCAGAGAGCCCTTCGGCGGCAAAGGGCATCAAATCGCAGGGACTCCGGTCTCTCAAGATCTCTCCGGCCACTCGGGCATCTCTCGAAGAGGTGACCAACAGGAAGAATGGCAGCCATCTGGAAAAGAGCCATAGCGACTGTGAGAATTACCTGACCATCCCCGTTAAAGGGAGCTCTGCAGCTGGGGAGCTTCCAGGCAGgcctggggcggggagggaggcccctccctcctcagccaCCACTCTCTGCAGCTTGCCCCCGCTGAGTGCACGAAGTCAGGTCCCCAGTAGCCCCAAAGGCTCTCAGGTCAGCGGAACCAGCCGGCCAGCTTGGCGCACCAAGCCTGACGACCCCCGGGGCACGGTAGCTGCCCCCGCAGAGCCACAGAGCCCCGAGCATCCCCCCACCACGATCTACCACCagcagctgctgcccttcacCCTCCAGGGGGCCCAGCCCCAGGTCCTCTGCTTCTCCCCACCAAGCATGCCTGCCCCGGCACCTGTGGGCCCAGCTCCGGTCCCCACAGACCCCTTCCAGCAGCCGCAGCCTCCGCAGACCCAGCGCAAGATGCTCCTGGATGTGACAACCGGCCAGTACTATCTGGTGGACACACCAGTACAGCCCATGACCCGGAGACTGTTTGACCCCGAGACGGGGCAGTATGTGGACGTGCCCATGACCTCCCAGCAGCAGGCTGTGGCTCCCATGTCCCTCCCCGGGCCTCCCTTGGCCCTGAGTCCGGGGGCCTACGGCCCCGCCTACATGATCTACCCCGGGTTTCTGCCCACGGTGCTGCCCGCCAATGCCCTGCAGCCCACGCCAATTGCTCACACTCCAAGGGGCGCCGAGCTCTCCCCCGTGGCAGCAGAGCCCCCCAGCAAAGAGGCAGCTGCATCTTTCACCGAGGCCCCTTACTTCATGTCCTCCGGTCagtctcccacctcctcctctgccccagcGGCCACATCCCAGCTGGTGGGGGCCAAGGGCTTTGCCCAGCTGCATGGCAAGCCTGTCATCAGCATCACTTCGCAGCCCCTGGGGCCGCGGATCATCGCCCCCCCCTCCTTTGACGGCACCACCATGAGCTTCGTGGTGGAACACAGATGA